The Micrococcales bacterium genome includes a window with the following:
- a CDS encoding HigA family addiction module antitoxin, translated as MSRVALSRVTNGRAAISPALALRLDMAEVGTARAWLAMQSAYDLWQARALDLPAVRPLSAA; from the coding sequence GTGTCACGCGTCGCGCTTAGTCGTGTCACCAACGGACGCGCCGCGATCAGCCCTGCATTAGCGCTCCGGCTAGACATGGCAGAGGTAGGAACAGCCCGCGCCTGGCTGGCAATGCAATCCGCCTACGATCTTTGGCAAGCCCGCGCCCTGGATCTGCCGGCTGTGCGCCCCTTGTCGGCAGCGTAG
- a CDS encoding type II toxin-antitoxin system RelE/ParE family toxin — protein sequence MLYTTGSKRGVRADHVAKLTRILTALDVAAGPEDLSLPAFRIHQLKGDRLGDHWSIWVNGNWRITFRFTTSNDVELVDYQDYH from the coding sequence GTGTTGTACACCACAGGGTCAAAAAGAGGCGTTCGCGCGGACCACGTGGCCAAGTTGACTCGCATCCTGACGGCGCTTGACGTTGCTGCCGGTCCAGAGGATTTGTCGCTTCCAGCCTTTCGGATACACCAACTGAAAGGTGACCGGCTTGGCGATCATTGGTCTATTTGGGTCAATGGCAACTGGCGAATCACATTCCGGTTCACAACATCAAATGATGTGGAACTGGTGGACTACCAGGACTACCACTAG